Proteins encoded by one window of Castor canadensis chromosome 2, mCasCan1.hap1v2, whole genome shotgun sequence:
- the Nod1 gene encoding nucleotide-binding oligomerization domain-containing protein 1 isoform X2, with product MEKQGHHEMQVVTADSQSHIKLLKIHRELLVTRIRNTQCLLDNLLENGYLSSEDVEIVCACPTQPDKVRKLLDLVQSKGEEVSEFFLFVLQQLADAYVDLRPWLVEISFSPSQIIQSKTVVNTDPVSRYTQKLRQQLGCDSKFMLCYAQKEELLLEETYMDTLMELMGFNNESLGSLSGLACLLDHSSGVLNEHGETVFVFGDAGVGKSMLLQRLQSLWASGRLAVEVKFFFHFRCRMFSCFKDSDTLCLQDLIFKHFCYPEQDPDEVFAFLLRFPQAVLFTFDGLDELHSDFDLSRVPDSCCPWEPAHPLVLLANLLSGRLLKGANKLLTARTGVEVPRQLLRKKVLLRGFSPSHLRTYAQRMFPERAAQDRLLEQLDANPNLCSLCAVPLFCWIIFRCFQHFLTAFEGSAQLPDCAVTLTDVFLLVTEVHLNRTQPRSLVQRNTRSPAETFRAGWRTLRALGQMAHRGMARSLFVFSQEEVQASELQEGDLQLGFLRALSEMGPEGGQQSYEFFHLTLQAFFTAFFLVVDDKMGTRELLRFFQEWVPPGEAATPSCYPPFLPFQCLGGGNPVRPEPFTKKDHFQFTNLFLCGLLAKARQKLLRHLVPAAALRRKRKVLWAHLFASLRSYLKSLPRLQSEGFSQVHAMPTFLWMLRCIYETQSQKVGRRAARGICANYLKLAFCNACSADCSALSFVLHHLRKQLALDLDNNNLNDYGVRELQPCFSRLTIIRLSVNQITDTGVKVLCEELTKYKIVTFLGLYNNQITDIGARYVARILDECRRLTHLKLGKNKITSEGGKCLAQAVKNSTSISDVGMWGNQIGDEGAKAFAEALRDHPSLSYLSLAFNGISTEGGKSLAQALQQNSSLTIFWLTKNELNDEVAESFAEMLKVNQTLKHLWLIQNQITAKGTAQLAEALQKNSSLTELCFL from the exons ATGGAAAAGCAGGGCCATCATGAGATGCAAGTCGTCACAGCAGATTCTCAATCCCACATTAAACTGCTGAAGATCCACCGGGAACTTCTGGTCACTCGCATCCGTAACACACAGTGTCTGCTGGACAACTTGCTGGAGAATGGCTACCTGTCCTCTGAAGATGTGGAGATCGTGTGTGCCTGTCCCACCCAGCCTGACAAG GTCCGAAAACTTCTGGATCTGGTACAGAGCAAGGGCGAGGAGGTGTCCGAGTTCTTCCTCTTCGTGCTCCAGCAACTCGCAGACGCCTATGTGGACCTTAGGCCATGGCTGGTGGAAATCAGCTTCTCCCCTTCCCAGATCATTCAGAGCAAAACTGTTGTCAACACTGACCCAG TGAGCAGGTACACCCAGAAGCTTCGACAACAACTGGGCTGTGACTCCAAGTTCATGCTGTGCTACGCCCAGAAGGAGGAGCTGCTGCTGGAGGAGACATACATGGACACCCTCATGGAGCTTATGGGCTTCAACAACGAGAGTCTGGGCAGCCTGAGCGGCCTGGCCTGCCTGCTGGACCACAGCTCAGGCGTCCTCAACGAGCACGGTGAGACCGTCTTCGTGTTCGGCGACGCGGGCGTGGGCAAGTCTATGCTGCTGCAGCGGCTGCAGAGCCTCTGGGCCTCGGGCCGGCTGGCCGTGGAGGTCAAGTTCTTCTTCCACTTCCGCTGCCGCATGTTCAGCTGCTTCAAGGACAGCGACACGCTGTGTCTGCAGGACCTGATCTTCAAGCACTTCTGCTACCCGGAGCAGGACCCTGATGAGGTCTTCGCCTTCCTACTGCGCTTTCCTCAGGCGGTCCTTTTCACCTTCGACGGCCTGGACGAGCTGCACTCGGACTTCGACCTGAGCCGCGTGCCAGACAGCTGCTGCCCCTGGGAGCCCGCCCACCCCCTGGTCCTGCTGGCCAACCTGCTCAGTGGCAGGCTGCTCAAGGGCGCCAACAAGCTGCTCACGGCCCGCACGGGCGTCGAGGTCCCGCGCCAGCTCCTGCGGAAGAAGGTGCTGCTCCGTGGCTTCTCCCCCAGCCACCTGCGCACCTATGCGCAAAGGATGTTCCCGGAGCGCGCCGCGCAGGACCGCCTGCTGGAGCAGCTGGACGCCAACCCCAACCTCTGCAGCCTGTGCGCTGTGCCCCTCTTCTGCTGGATCATCTTCCGCTGCTTCCAGCACTTCCTCACGGCCTTCGAAGGCTCGGCGCAGTTGCCCGATTGCGCCGTGACCTTGACCGACGTCTTCCTGCTGGTCACTGAGGTCCACCTGAACAGGACGCAGCCCCGCAGCCTGGTGCAGCGTAACACGCGCAGCCCGGCCGAGACCTTCCGCGCTGGCTGGCGCACGCTGCGCGCACTGGGTCAAATGGCGCATCGTGGCATGGCGCGAAGCCTCTTCGTGTTCAGCCAGGAGGAGGTGCAGGCTTCGGAGCTCCAGGAAGGGGACCTGCAGCTGGGTTTCCTGCGGGCCCTATCTGAGATGGGCCCCGAAGGGGGACAGCAGTCCTATGAGTTTTTCCATCTCACCCTTCAGGCCTTCTTCACAGCTTTCTTTCTCGTGGTGGACGACAAGATGGGCACCCGGGAGCTGCTCAGGTTCTTTCAGGAGTGGGTGCCTCCCGGGGAGGCAGCAACCCCATCCTGCTAtcctccttttctccccttcCAGTGCCTGGGGGGTGGCAACCCGGTGCGCCCTGAACCCTTCACCAAGAAAGATCACTTTCAGTTCACCAACCTTTTCTTGTGTGGACTGCTGGCCAAAGCCAGACAGAAACTCCTGCGGCATCTGGTGCCAGCTGCCGCCTTGAGGAGGAAACGCAAGGTCCTCTGGGCCCACCTGTTTGCCAGCCTGCGCTCCTACCTGAAGAGCCTGCCCCGGCTTCAGTCTGAGGGCTTCAGCCAGGTGCACGCCATGCCCACCTTCCTCTGGATGCTGCGCTGCATCTATGAGACGCAGAGCCAGAAGGTGGGGCGCCGGGCAGCACGCGGCATCTGTGCCAACTACCTCAAGCTGGCTTTCTGCAACGCCTGCTCGGCGGACTGCAGCGCCCTATCCTTCGTCCTGCACCACTTGCGCAAGCAGCTGGCCCTCGATCTGGACAACAACAACCTCAACGACTATGGTGTGCGCGAGCTGCAGCCCTGCTTCAGTCGCCTAACCATCATCAG ACTCAGTGTCAACCAGATCACTGACACTGGTGTGAAGGTGCTGTGTGAAGAGCTGACCAAGTATAAGATTGTGACATTTTTGGG CTTGTACAACAACCAGATCACAGACATTGGAGCCAGGTATGTCGCCCGAATCCTGGATGAATGCAGACGCCTCACACACCTTAA ActgggaaaaaacaaaatcacGAGTGAAGGTGGGAAGTGTCTGGCCCAGGCTGTGAAGAACAGCACATCGATCTCTGACGTGGG GATGTGGGGCAATCAAATTGGGGATGAAGGAGCCAAAGCGTTCGCAGAGGCACTGAGGGACCACCCCAGCCTGTCCTACCTGAG CCTTGCATTCAACGGTATCTCCACAGAAGGAGGGAAGAGCCTGGCACAGGCCCTGCAACAGAACTCATCTCTCACGATATTCTG GCTGACCAAAAATGAACTCAACGATGAAGTGGCAGAGAGCTTTGCAGAAATGTTGAAAGTCAACCAGACACTAAAGCATTTATG GCTGATCCAGAATCAGATCACAGCCAAGGGGACTGCCCAGTTGGCGGAGGCCCTGCAGAAGAACAGCAGCCTCACGGAGCTTTG CTTTCTGTGA
- the Nod1 gene encoding nucleotide-binding oligomerization domain-containing protein 1 isoform X5 has product MEKQGHHEMQVVTADSQSHIKLLKIHRELLVTRIRNTQCLLDNLLENGYLSSEDVEIVCACPTQPDKVRKLLDLVQSKGEEVSEFFLFVLQQLADAYVDLRPWLVEISFSPSQIIQSKTVVNTDPVSRYTQKLRQQLGCDSKFMLCYAQKEELLLEETYMDTLMELMGFNNESLGSLSGLACLLDHSSGVLNEHGETVFVFGDAGVGKSMLLQRLQSLWASGRLAVEVKFFFHFRCRMFSCFKDSDTLCLQDLIFKHFCYPEQDPDEVFAFLLRFPQAVLFTFDGLDELHSDFDLSRVPDSCCPWEPAHPLVLLANLLSGRLLKGANKLLTARTGVEVPRQLLRKKVLLRGFSPSHLRTYAQRMFPERAAQDRLLEQLDANPNLCSLCAVPLFCWIIFRCFQHFLTAFEGSAQLPDCAVTLTDVFLLVTEVHLNRTQPRSLVQRNTRSPAETFRAGWRTLRALGQMAHRGMARSLFVFSQEEVQASELQEGDLQLGFLRALSEMGPEGGQQSYEFFHLTLQAFFTAFFLVVDDKMGTRELLRFFQEWVPPGEAATPSCYPPFLPFQCLGGGNPVRPEPFTKKDHFQFTNLFLCGLLAKARQKLLRHLVPAAALRRKRKVLWAHLFASLRSYLKSLPRLQSEGFSQVHAMPTFLWMLRCIYETQSQKVGRRAARGICANYLKLAFCNACSADCSALSFVLHHLRKQLALDLDNNNLNDYGVRELQPCFSRLTIIRLSVNQITDTGVKVLCEELTKYKIVTFLGLYNNQITDIGARYVARILDECRRLTHLKLGKNKITSEGGKCLAQAVKNSTSISDVGMWGNQIGDEGAKAFAEALRDHPSLSYLSLAFNGISTEGGKSLAQALQQNSSLTIFWLTKNELNDEVAESFAEMLKVNQTLKHL; this is encoded by the exons ATGGAAAAGCAGGGCCATCATGAGATGCAAGTCGTCACAGCAGATTCTCAATCCCACATTAAACTGCTGAAGATCCACCGGGAACTTCTGGTCACTCGCATCCGTAACACACAGTGTCTGCTGGACAACTTGCTGGAGAATGGCTACCTGTCCTCTGAAGATGTGGAGATCGTGTGTGCCTGTCCCACCCAGCCTGACAAG GTCCGAAAACTTCTGGATCTGGTACAGAGCAAGGGCGAGGAGGTGTCCGAGTTCTTCCTCTTCGTGCTCCAGCAACTCGCAGACGCCTATGTGGACCTTAGGCCATGGCTGGTGGAAATCAGCTTCTCCCCTTCCCAGATCATTCAGAGCAAAACTGTTGTCAACACTGACCCAG TGAGCAGGTACACCCAGAAGCTTCGACAACAACTGGGCTGTGACTCCAAGTTCATGCTGTGCTACGCCCAGAAGGAGGAGCTGCTGCTGGAGGAGACATACATGGACACCCTCATGGAGCTTATGGGCTTCAACAACGAGAGTCTGGGCAGCCTGAGCGGCCTGGCCTGCCTGCTGGACCACAGCTCAGGCGTCCTCAACGAGCACGGTGAGACCGTCTTCGTGTTCGGCGACGCGGGCGTGGGCAAGTCTATGCTGCTGCAGCGGCTGCAGAGCCTCTGGGCCTCGGGCCGGCTGGCCGTGGAGGTCAAGTTCTTCTTCCACTTCCGCTGCCGCATGTTCAGCTGCTTCAAGGACAGCGACACGCTGTGTCTGCAGGACCTGATCTTCAAGCACTTCTGCTACCCGGAGCAGGACCCTGATGAGGTCTTCGCCTTCCTACTGCGCTTTCCTCAGGCGGTCCTTTTCACCTTCGACGGCCTGGACGAGCTGCACTCGGACTTCGACCTGAGCCGCGTGCCAGACAGCTGCTGCCCCTGGGAGCCCGCCCACCCCCTGGTCCTGCTGGCCAACCTGCTCAGTGGCAGGCTGCTCAAGGGCGCCAACAAGCTGCTCACGGCCCGCACGGGCGTCGAGGTCCCGCGCCAGCTCCTGCGGAAGAAGGTGCTGCTCCGTGGCTTCTCCCCCAGCCACCTGCGCACCTATGCGCAAAGGATGTTCCCGGAGCGCGCCGCGCAGGACCGCCTGCTGGAGCAGCTGGACGCCAACCCCAACCTCTGCAGCCTGTGCGCTGTGCCCCTCTTCTGCTGGATCATCTTCCGCTGCTTCCAGCACTTCCTCACGGCCTTCGAAGGCTCGGCGCAGTTGCCCGATTGCGCCGTGACCTTGACCGACGTCTTCCTGCTGGTCACTGAGGTCCACCTGAACAGGACGCAGCCCCGCAGCCTGGTGCAGCGTAACACGCGCAGCCCGGCCGAGACCTTCCGCGCTGGCTGGCGCACGCTGCGCGCACTGGGTCAAATGGCGCATCGTGGCATGGCGCGAAGCCTCTTCGTGTTCAGCCAGGAGGAGGTGCAGGCTTCGGAGCTCCAGGAAGGGGACCTGCAGCTGGGTTTCCTGCGGGCCCTATCTGAGATGGGCCCCGAAGGGGGACAGCAGTCCTATGAGTTTTTCCATCTCACCCTTCAGGCCTTCTTCACAGCTTTCTTTCTCGTGGTGGACGACAAGATGGGCACCCGGGAGCTGCTCAGGTTCTTTCAGGAGTGGGTGCCTCCCGGGGAGGCAGCAACCCCATCCTGCTAtcctccttttctccccttcCAGTGCCTGGGGGGTGGCAACCCGGTGCGCCCTGAACCCTTCACCAAGAAAGATCACTTTCAGTTCACCAACCTTTTCTTGTGTGGACTGCTGGCCAAAGCCAGACAGAAACTCCTGCGGCATCTGGTGCCAGCTGCCGCCTTGAGGAGGAAACGCAAGGTCCTCTGGGCCCACCTGTTTGCCAGCCTGCGCTCCTACCTGAAGAGCCTGCCCCGGCTTCAGTCTGAGGGCTTCAGCCAGGTGCACGCCATGCCCACCTTCCTCTGGATGCTGCGCTGCATCTATGAGACGCAGAGCCAGAAGGTGGGGCGCCGGGCAGCACGCGGCATCTGTGCCAACTACCTCAAGCTGGCTTTCTGCAACGCCTGCTCGGCGGACTGCAGCGCCCTATCCTTCGTCCTGCACCACTTGCGCAAGCAGCTGGCCCTCGATCTGGACAACAACAACCTCAACGACTATGGTGTGCGCGAGCTGCAGCCCTGCTTCAGTCGCCTAACCATCATCAG ACTCAGTGTCAACCAGATCACTGACACTGGTGTGAAGGTGCTGTGTGAAGAGCTGACCAAGTATAAGATTGTGACATTTTTGGG CTTGTACAACAACCAGATCACAGACATTGGAGCCAGGTATGTCGCCCGAATCCTGGATGAATGCAGACGCCTCACACACCTTAA ActgggaaaaaacaaaatcacGAGTGAAGGTGGGAAGTGTCTGGCCCAGGCTGTGAAGAACAGCACATCGATCTCTGACGTGGG GATGTGGGGCAATCAAATTGGGGATGAAGGAGCCAAAGCGTTCGCAGAGGCACTGAGGGACCACCCCAGCCTGTCCTACCTGAG CCTTGCATTCAACGGTATCTCCACAGAAGGAGGGAAGAGCCTGGCACAGGCCCTGCAACAGAACTCATCTCTCACGATATTCTG GCTGACCAAAAATGAACTCAACGATGAAGTGGCAGAGAGCTTTGCAGAAATGTTGAAAGTCAACCAGACACTAAAGCATTTATG A